The following proteins are encoded in a genomic region of Sorangiineae bacterium MSr12523:
- a CDS encoding HAD-IB family hydrolase encodes MPRAALFDLDRTLVRKETASLYVRYQRSIGEATWRDAARMSLWVAQYTLGVIDAAQVAAKAMRTLAGMPEIVMAARCDDWFRRYVEEHVCDRGRAAVAEHHARGDIVAIVTGGSPYGARPLARRLGIEHVVASELEVGADGCFTGRPIEPLAYGHGKVIRTTRLAEVLGFRLEESIFYTDSYTDLPLLEAVAEQVIVNPDPRLSRIARRRGWRIETW; translated from the coding sequence ATGCCCCGCGCCGCCCTGTTCGACTTGGACCGCACCCTGGTGCGCAAAGAGACCGCCAGCCTGTACGTGCGCTACCAACGCAGCATCGGCGAGGCCACCTGGCGTGATGCCGCGCGCATGTCTCTCTGGGTTGCGCAGTACACCTTGGGGGTCATCGATGCGGCCCAAGTGGCCGCCAAAGCCATGCGCACGCTGGCCGGAATGCCCGAAATCGTGATGGCCGCCCGCTGCGACGACTGGTTTCGCCGCTATGTGGAAGAGCACGTGTGCGATCGCGGCCGCGCGGCCGTGGCCGAGCACCATGCCCGCGGCGACATCGTGGCCATCGTCACCGGCGGTTCGCCCTACGGGGCTCGCCCTCTCGCGCGGCGCCTGGGCATCGAGCATGTCGTCGCGAGCGAGCTCGAGGTCGGCGCCGACGGCTGCTTCACCGGCCGCCCCATCGAGCCTTTGGCCTACGGCCACGGCAAGGTAATCCGTACGACCCGCCTCGCCGAGGTCCTCGGCTTCCGCCTCGAAGAATCGATCTTCTACACCGACTCCTACACGGATCTCCCCTTGCTCGAAGCCGTCGCCGAGCAAGTCATCGTCAACCCCGACCCCCGCCTCTCCCGCATCGCCCGCCGCCGCGGCTGGCGCATCGAGACGTGGTAG